The DNA segment CTGCTCCTGAATTCAAGTATTCTTGCATTGCTTGGCTAAATGATTCAAGGTTTTCGGCGATTTCGTCTTTCTTTATGGAATAGTTTTTTTCCAAGTGTGTATAGATGATGTTGGCTGCTGTGTCGCCGAAAACTCGTTTGAGTGTTTTGTCTACTGCTATGTTGAGCATTTCTTCGTATTTGTCTGTTTTCTTACAAATCTGTATACTCATCTTAGTGGTTCCTTTGGCAGCGGTAAATGAGAATTGTATATTACGATGTAATAAACCTTTGTGTCTAAATGTGCAACACAAATACACACAACAGAACACGCTGCCACTTAAAACAGAGTCAACCTTAAGCTGTGGTTTGTACCTGTTATTCTCTTAGGATCCATAAAAAGGAATAAGCGTTTTTTCAAAAGCCTTTATTCTAACTTCAACAAATCTATTCATAGAGCTGACAGCAATGTCTATAGTGGGTAAGAAAACCCGGCCATACTCAATTGGAATTGTTGGTAAGCCAAATGTGGGCAAATCAACCTTTTTTTCTGCTGCTACGTTGGCGCCCGCGGAAATCGCTAACTACCCGTTTACTACCATAAAGCCGAACCGTGGAATCGGATACATTCGCACACCTTGTGTTCATGAAGAATTTAACGTAAAGGATAACCCTGTCAACTCGCTGTGTTTGGATGGCGTGCGGCTTATCCCAGTGGAGCTTATTGACTGTGCTGGATTGGTGCCTGGGGCATGGCAGGGGCGAGGTTTAGGGAATCAGTTTTTGGACGAGATTCGAAAGTCTGACGCTTTGATTCACATCGTTGACGCGGCTGGAGCCACAGACATTGAAGGCAGACAGTGTAAGCTTGGCATGCATGACCCCTTGGAGGATGTGCGTTTTCTTGAAGTTGAGATTACAATGTGGATAGCTAACATTCTGAAGCGTGATTGGGCTAAGTTGGCGAGGACTGTTGAATCTGGGGGAACAGGAGCCGATTTGCTTGCGCAGCTTGAAGAGAGGTTAAGCGGCTTGTCTATTAAACGTGGGCACATCTTCGAGGCGCTTCATAAGGCTGGGCTGAATGCTGATAAGCCTGCTTCGTGGAGTGAGGAAGTTTTCCTAAAGTTTATAGATACGTTGCGGAGAGTTGCGAAGCCTATGTTGGTTGCTGCGAATAAGATTGACTTGCTTGGGGCTGAGGAAAATGTGGGGCGGTTGAAACAGCAGGATTATTTTGTGATTCCTTGTAGTGCGGAGGCTGAGTTAGCGTTGCGTAGGGCTGCGGAAAAAGGGTGGACGGATTATAAGCCGGGCGACTGCAACTATAACATTCTTAAGCCAGATGCTTTGACTGAAACGCAGCGTGGCGCTCTTCGGACGATTAAGGAAAGAATCTTGACACCTTTTGGCACTACGGGTGTGCAAGAGGCTATTAATGCTGCTTACTTCAAGCTTCTGAATTGCATTGTTGTTTATCCGGTGGAGGATATAGAGAAGCTTAGTAATCATAAGGGTGAGGTGTTGCCTGATGCTTATATTGTTCCTTATGGGACGACTGCTCGGCAGCTTGCTTATCTTATTCATACGGAGCTTGGTGATAATTTTATTTATGCTGTTGAGGCTCGAGAGAAAAAGCGGATTGGCGAAGACCACGTGCTGAAGGATAGAGACGTAGTCTCCATTGTAAGCGCCAAAAAAAGAGCCTAAAGCCACACTTTGAAGCATAGTAGAATTTATTCCCGACAGCCCATTGTTAAGCTTGGTTTGTTTGTGCTCACGTTCTTTTCAGCTTTCTGTTGAAAAAGGTTTAATTTTTGCACTGTTTTATATTACTAATTAGGAGCGTGCGTGAATGCAGGAGCATGAAAAGGAGACAAAGCGTGGACGTTGGGCAAAGCTATTGAAAATGCTAATAAAAGCCGTGATTTCAGGACAAGTTGGGAATATCACATCTGGCGGACTGGGCGATGAAGAAGAAGAGGTCGAAAGGAAACGAAGACAAGAAAGAAACAGAAGTGAAGTTGAAAAAGAACGCGACATGGCTAAGTAAGTAAACCAACACGCGGGCAATCATCAAATCCCATAGTGCCATAAATGTTTTCTAGAATTGAGCAAATTGCAAATGTGATTTATTTGATATGTTATTCTGCTGTTTCTATGACATAGTATTCGTTGCCTGCCGCTGTTTCGATTGTTGCGTAGTAGGTTACTCCATAGCCCCAGGAAAAATTTAGTTCCAGCGCTTGGATCTCATTAGGGAAAAACCATTGTTTCTTTTCAAACTTCCAGTATTTGTCGTCAACGTCGTTGAAAACTGTCGTCCTCCTAACGATGATTGGTATATCTCCAAAGTTCCCAGCTCTAATATCCCAAGACTGATAACCAACCAATATGCCGCTACTGAAGTAGTAATCTATAATCGTCAAGTTCTCCTGTTTTACCATTTCCTCTTCGATTTTGAGTAAGAAGGGGAAATGGTTGCCGCTTGATGTGCCTATTGTAAAGCTGTAGGTTGCATTGCTGATAAACACTGTTTCCTCGGGAGCAACGTAGAGATCTCGAGTATATGTTGGCTCAATTGGACCC comes from the Candidatus Bathyarchaeota archaeon genome and includes:
- a CDS encoding redox-regulated ATPase YchF — its product is MSIVGKKTRPYSIGIVGKPNVGKSTFFSAATLAPAEIANYPFTTIKPNRGIGYIRTPCVHEEFNVKDNPVNSLCLDGVRLIPVELIDCAGLVPGAWQGRGLGNQFLDEIRKSDALIHIVDAAGATDIEGRQCKLGMHDPLEDVRFLEVEITMWIANILKRDWAKLARTVESGGTGADLLAQLEERLSGLSIKRGHIFEALHKAGLNADKPASWSEEVFLKFIDTLRRVAKPMLVAANKIDLLGAEENVGRLKQQDYFVIPCSAEAELALRRAAEKGWTDYKPGDCNYNILKPDALTETQRGALRTIKERILTPFGTTGVQEAINAAYFKLLNCIVVYPVEDIEKLSNHKGEVLPDAYIVPYGTTARQLAYLIHTELGDNFIYAVEAREKKRIGEDHVLKDRDVVSIVSAKKRA